GCACGAGGCTTGATCAGCCCGTACTCTCGCATCTTCTGGATGATGTTGGGCAAGCGATGCTCGCGGAGGGAGCCACCGGCCACCTCGCTCACTTCGGGAAGAAGCAAGTCAAAACAGGCGACCGTGTCACCGGGCGTTTCCGTCTCATTTCCTGCCGAGGGAGCCATGTAGAAAGGTTTGATGACCGTGGGGTAGTTGGTGACAAACACAGGCTTGCCTTGATGCAAGACTTCGACAATATACTTTTCATGCTCCGTCTGCAGGCCACCTTCCCACGACGGCGGATGCTCGAATATAGCGCCGTCCTCAGTCACAGCTCTTTGCAGCATTTCAATCGCCTGCGTATAGGTGATTCGATGCCACCGTGGGCCTCCCATCAACATCTCCCATCGCGCGTGTAGATCCAGCCCGGACTCCGCCGAGCTGGTATCATGGCCGGACTCCCCGCTTCGCTTCGCCGTCAAGATTTCCTGGCCAACGGGCGAGGCGTACAATCGGCGGGTGAGATCGCGCAAAAGATCTTCCGCGAGGTTGGTGAGCGAATCGAGATCGCTCAAAAAGTTTGATTCGACCTCGAGCATGTAGAACTCGCTGAGGTGGCGGGGGGTATCGCTTTTCTCGGCTCGGAAAACCGGCGACAGCGTCCAGACATTTCCCAACTCCGCCGCATACGCTTCGAGATGTAATTGAGAGGACACCGTGAGGTACTTTGGCGATCGGAAAAAGTGATCGGTCTCACTCCCGTCTGACGTGACACCGCCGCGCGGAAGCAACGTAAACGTTTCCCCAGCTCCTTCGCAATCGGAGGATGTAATGATCGGAGGTTGCACTTGGGTGAAAGGGCCCTCGGGGCGGGAGTGAAAGACACAGCCTAACTGGAACAGACATTCTGACCGAAACCGCGCGAGAAGAGACTGGAAGGGTGTGCGGATGCGAAGGTGAGGGATCTGGCGCAGAAAGTCGGGACTGTGGTATTTCTTCTGTATAGGGTATGTCTGGTGGCATTGCACACACACGATCAGAGCCAGTCACGCATATCGAGGGAGTCAAGACAGTCACCCACCTCTGGATTCGCGCTCCCCACTACGGTCACGTTGGTAGCTTGGAGCTCGTGTGTTTGTTCCTTGCCGGGCGGACAGGCCTTCCAAATGCCTGATATCTCGATAGCCGTTCCTGTAGATAATCTGGGTGAAGATGCGATCGGGTCAGACTCTTACAATAACATGGTGAGAGAAAGCGTGGATCGGAGACTCAAGGGTGCACGTACTCCGCGGCCTGCGCCGGCTTCAAAATCGCTTGCAATGGCTCGATTGTCGAGCCATCTGAGATTTCCGCAAAAGCAAACCGCTTTTGCTTGCGGACTGATCGAACAAAGCCACTGACCTTGACCTCTTGGTCTTCTAGGCCACACGGCCCGTCCGCCTTGCTTGCCTCAAGGATCTGCGCGCATCGCCTCGTGACTGGTCCAGGCCGTGATGAGAAGCTAGCGTTGAGTCGCGCAGCAGACGTGACGAAGGACCGCCGCCATGTCTGCATGGCTGTGCTGGAGTGCTTTGTGCGTGGTGATCGTCAAGATTGATGACGATTTGAAAGTCCAGTGGATTTCCAGCTGCGGGATGGAGCTATTTCTCCGAGGACGGGCAAGGCTTCCGCAGGTCCGTTGGAGACGCCGTTTCTCGTGACCAGACGCATACTGGAGTCTGTCACTTTGTAAAAATTTATATGGAATATACCTCCAGACAGCCACAGATTCATTATCAGCTTGTCCAAGTCTGCACGACATCCAAAGTATCAAGACCTAAGGAATGATGTACCACTTCCGTTCCAGTCCGGTCATAGATTTTTGGCGGTGGTGACTACATACGCCCGAGTATACCTGAGGAAGCACAGCAGGGAAGAAGGCCCCTCGAGCATTGCGACATGGTCAAATAAATCAAATTTTTTAAAACAAAAATTACAAGAAATGGGAACGAAAGCCATTCGGCAAAAAAGGTCCATGACACGTAAGAGAAAGCCCCgaagaaaaaacaagacCTAGTATTCTTAACAGAGCCTACTGTTCAAGGCAAACACTTGCTTGGCTGCCTTAATTTAGTGGACCGCGGCGATCGTACGctttcctctcctcctcgatcaTATCAATAGCATCGGCCAAGTCCCCGTTTGATGCAGCAGCATAGATGGCAAGCCGAGAACGCCCACCTTGCTCAGCAGTCCCAAAGCCGAGATCAATAAGTGAGACTACGCATGCTTCAACCTGATCCTGCTGCGGCTCTGCGCTCGCGTCAAGCGAACCAGTTGCCGCGGGCCGCGAGGTCTCTCCCGTCGGAGAGCTTCTAGAAATATCGTATGAAGACGCATCTCTGGACAGCCGACGCTCCCTTCCGTCCAAACGAGCCCACGTGTCCAAACCGTTTGATTGTTTACTCTTTCCGGAGAGCTTGGCGGATGCACGCCGCCCCACTGGGGTCGGTTCATGAAAGTCGACGGCCGGTGCTGAGCATGATCCATGCACATCGTCCGCTTCGAATTCATTCGAGAGTGAGGGCGTATCCAGAGAATCGATGAGCTGGCACGGCTTGTCAGCCGCTGTCTTATGCTCACTCGACAGTTGCTGAGCGTCCACTTGGAAGACAGGGGGGTAATGGTCCAAGCTTGGCAGCCGGTCCTGTATCCCAATGAGTTCCGGCTGAGCCGGATTATCAGGAATGAAATCTATAAGGGCTGGCGTTGAGCTCTCGACTGATGCGTTGTATGAGATAGCCTTTTGACTATCACCATACAGTGATCCTTGGTCAGAGCCTTCGAGAGAACCCGATTTTTGATGACCCTCGTGAGGAGCAGGTGACGGCTGACTGGGCAATGCTTCCGGCTCACAGCCTACCCCGCGATCTTTGATAGAGAACTTTTCAAACAGAGTTCCTTGCTGGCGAGAAAGGTCCTCCGATAGGTCCGAGGGACTACCAATTGAATCGTCGCTGAACTCGAGATTGATCGCGTGGCCATCAATATGAACGCCTTGTAATGCGTTGATGGCCGCAATGGCGGCATGGATAGATGGAAGGTAGATATAGCCAAAGCCCGCATGATGGCCAGTCTCGGAGTCTCGAGGAAGGCGCACTCTCACAATGAAACCCTTTGAAGCAAATACTTCCTGAATAATCGTTTCGGTGACCTTAAACCCAACGTTTCCGATAAACAGAATTTCCGTCCGAGAATCTTCCATAGAATCCTGAAGGGATGTAGAATGATCGGTTGACAAGGCTGTAGCTCTGCTTGCAGATTGATGAGCCAAGCCGTCTGACTGGCAAATTGGCGAGGACCCTGAATGATGTGGCTGCAACTCAGGATTGTGCTGGGGAGGATATAAAGGAGAATATGGGAGGTGTCCAGCAGGATGAGAGGCGTTCCATGGTGTCCATGACGCGGCGTTTGGAATTTGTGGATAAAAAGCATTAATGGGCCGTGGCAAGGGTGGCATCGCAGAGACTTGTGTGTGAGGAAGACGGGGTGGAACTGGGGACGGATGGTTGAAatttggagaagaggagataCCGTTACCCTGGTCCTGCAGGGCGACACTGCCCGAACCAGTGAAGCCAGACCACAGAGTAGCCTGCGGATCTGAGCTTTGAGGATCAGAAGGTTGAAGGTGGGACGGGACAGGGAGGCTGCTTTCGGCACCTCGAACATCGTAGGCAGAAGTGCCACTTCCCGCGGTTCGAGAGGCGCCCCCTGACTGGGCCCCTTCTGCTGGACCGGCAGCGAATGAAGGCGAGACCCTCTGCAGCCTCTCAAACCAGGTGTTCATGTCATTCGAGGCGAAGTGACTAAACTCATTCTCAAAGACTGCATACAAGACCTTACTAGCCTCATTAAGCTCAGAAGCCATTGTTCTCAAGCCGTCCACTGCATTCTCAGCAACAGGGCGTCCGGCATGGAAAGCACCTTCTGCGAATTGCCGTCCATGCTCCGGGAAATTTTGAAACGCAGTGCGCATGTGTGCTTCAATGGACGCAAGCAGATGCTGCAAAGAGGATTGTACATTCTCCGGGACTGTTCTTTGAGCATTTCGAAGGTGGTCCCGCAATTCAGGAAATTTGCTTCTCAGCTCAGACTGCACCGAATTGGCCCCGTGCACAAGATGATAGAGAAAGGTCGTCGCCATGACTTCCAGTGGATGCTGTGGTCTCTGCGAACCGTCTTGCGAAGAGTGTTCTGTGGCAGTCGGTGCTTCTGAACGCGCATCTCTTGTCTCGCCATTCTCTGCTGGATTGAGAAGCTTTGCCAGTTCGGCCTCAAAGGCTGCCATGAAAGGCTGATCTTCGACCTGAGTTtcgggggagagggggcgACCTGGTGATTGAGGGATCTTTTCGGGTTGAGAATTGCTCTCCCCATCAGGCTGCGCTACCGAGGCATCTTTAGAGTCTCCTTGTGATTGGCTGACTTCGTCATGTCTCTCAAATCTTTTCCAGATTTCAGTGATGGAGTTGGTTCGACGAATATCAAAAATATGCATTGGGGTAGGTTCTTGACCAGGGTACATGTCCTCGTCTGGTGGCTCATCCAGCCGTTGAGAAAGTTCGAATGAGGATCCTACCTGCGCAGAGGCGTCAGTCATGATGCCCAGTTTGTGCAATGCCCTCTTGAAGAGAATCTTACCGTGATctgatcaccatcatcagcatcaAAGTAGGTGAGCAGTGCTCGGGGATGGTCAGACGCGATTTCGTCATAGTCAGCGGCAGAGACTTGTACTACCCCATGCAGATTTGGTTCTTCTCCGTCGACATTATGCGGTTCAGGCTCCTGGGACAGTGGTGCTTGGAGGCCTCTGATTTGGAAAGGTCCTAACATTGTGCTCTTCGGGGCTGTTCCTTGCCCGTCAAGTCTAGGGTAGGGACTGAGCAAGTGGGGACCTGGAACAAGAGCTACTGTGGCGTGCAATCGGATCAAAGAGTAGGTTTAGGATGTGTCCAACGAAATTTAACGCCTATCGGACTCGAGAAGTCACATCTGTTACAGAAAGAGAGGCGGAGATATTCTCAAGATCAAAGAATCTTTAGGAAATGGGAGCTCTGAATGTGATGAATTCAAAGATGTGAATTGATGACGGGGTGTAAGGATGTTCCAGGCAACAGTCGCAGAGAGGCGATAATAAGCTCTCCCCGCCCAAATGGGTCACCTGATTGATGGCTGAGCATGAACGAGCAGGTGATCTGACCTACCAAAGACCAACCCTGACAGGGCGGCCGCGTCcaccccggccgcttaggTTGGCTGCGCCTGATGAGTCAGGATGTCCTCGCGGTCGAGACGGGAGCAACCTGAATCCACCATTCCGTGCCGTGACTTAGACTAAGCTGCGTCGCCTTACGAACCAGCGCGCGGGAAACACGCGCCGGTCTTTACTCAATCCGTCATTTAAGCCTTGCCAAAAGAAGCTTccggtttcttttttctcgagACCAATTTCGCATCAGCGCCGATGACTCTCTTCTCTGCACCATCGTGACTTTGAAGTTCTCGTGCGGACCAGAACCTTTCTGGGCCCATTCATCCGTACCAAGCGACGCGTCGATTTTTAGCTCGCGGCAATGTCCACGGATAGTCCTCCGCATCTCACGCGTATACTACCGTCCTTTGAAACTTGAAGTGCAGACAACGTTCGGTCACGAGTTGTTCGGACGAAATATCTCAATGTCTCAGGAGAAGCCATCGACAAGCCTCCAAAGTACGAGCGACCACAACGTCCAAAACATTATCCTGGGAGATCTGCTTTTCAAGCCATGGTACCAGTCAATATACCCGGAGGATCTAGTCCCCAAGGACGCCGAACATCTCTATGTGTGTCGGTGGTGCTTCCGATACTCCTGCGATAAACTCGCATTTGCCAAGCACACACGACTTTGTGCAAATCGCACCACTCCCCCGGGCATCAAGGTGTACGAGCATGGCGGGTATGCCGTTTGGGAGGTAGACGGGGAGGACCACAAGCTCTTCGGACAAAACCTCTCTCTTTTCGCCaagctcttccttgatcATAAGACGGTCTTTTTCGACGTCGCCACATTTCTCTATTACATCCTCACTTTCGCCGACCCTGCCAGCCCGGAAGAGTATTCCGTGCTGGGGTTTTTCTCCAAAGAGAAACTCTCGTGGGACTCGAACAATCTTgcctgcatctgcatctttCCACCATATCAGCATCGGCAACTGGGAAAGCTTTTGATGGGAGTGAGTTATAAACTGAGCGGATGGGAACACCCGGGCGGATACATTGGGGGGCCAGAAAAACCTCTGAGTGATTTAGGCCAGAGGAGTTATAATCGTTTTTGGGCTGAGCGCATTGCACGATTTCTTTTGCACGGGAGGCAATGTAGCAACAAGCCCGACGGAGACACCCAGAAATTGCCAAAGCCATCACCAACGAAGGTGTCGAGAAAGAGACCGCCACGAGAATATCTCACAGTCGAAGAGATTGGTCAGGCTACTGGAATGCTCACTGAAGATGTGATCACGGCGGTGAAAAGCATGGGAGTAGTGCGACCTGATACTACCccaaagaaaaggaaacTTGCCCGGCTGATGGGCGACGAGGACCCCAAGGAAGCCCCCAAGGTTGTGATCCACAAAGCGGATATATGGGAATGGGCCAAGGCGAattgtctttcttttgaggATCCCGTGAAAGACGAAGGTTTCACAGCTGGCTTCCCATCCTTTTCAGTCTCTGAAGACGATGATAGCACGTCTCAAGAGGAGTGACGACTTCGGCCACTTTGGACTGTAATCACGAGACCAGCAGGCATGCCTCTCACGTGAAAAACCTTCGTTGGCAAAAACTTATTACGCATCATGTTGCTTTGACTTTGCACGCTTTACGACGATAGTGTAGGATTCCAAACCTACTTGGCTGTATTGGAAATCatcattttatttttccaCACATTGATATTTTAATTACAAGTATTGTGCGAATTTCTTTTATGGGAGGCCAAGGTCTTAGAAGAGAACTGTAGCACCCAGTATCAGAATCGTCTCTTGGTCCAAATGGCGATTGGGCATGAATCAGAGATACTTTACTCCTCCATGCCGCCGGGGCCACCGGACTTGCTCATTTGACGAGCCTTCAGGAGCTCATCACAAAGCAAAAGGTTGGATGCAATGccagtgctggaagcaacacAGTTCCGAAGCACACGGTAGGAGTCGAAGACGCCCGCTTGAACAGGGTCCATAGGGAGACCAGTGTTCAGATCCAAGCCGACGACGGCTCCATCTTTGCTTTCATCCTGCATGGCAGCCAGGGAATCCTGGACATCGTGTCCTGAGTTTGCAGCGAGAGTCTTGGGAATGACCAACAGCGCATCGGCAAACGCATCAACACCCCACTTGGCCTTACCCTTCACGGTCTTGTTGAACTTGTCTGACTTCAGGTGTTGGGCACAGGCAACTTGGAATGCACCGGCTCCAGGGATGACGCAGCCATCGACAATCGTGTTATAAACGGAGCGCAGGCCATCTCGCACTGCATCCTTCACTTGAGCGATGGTGTGCGGGTTGGGTCCCTTGATCATGATAGTCACGGACTTGGGGTCCTTGACTTCCTCCACAAAGGTGTACTTCTCCTCGCCGAGCTGGTGCTCGTAAACCAAGCCGGCCCAGCCAAGTACGTCGGGTGTCATCTCATCAACACTGTTCTGAGCGACACCGCCGCAAACCAGCTGCAAGCGCTCCATATTTCTCCGCTTGGCTCTCCGCAGAGCCATGATGCCATTCTTGACGAGGATATCCAAGCTCAGGGGGTCAATGCCCTTCTGATTAATCACCACAAAGCCCTTCTTAGGGTCGTTGCCGCAGACTTGCTTCTTCAATTCCACAATCTTTTGCAGTTTCGCGTCGACGAACTTGCGCTCACTCTCCACCAACTTGTCACGCTGTTCAGCACTGGAATAGTAGAAGCCTGAGTTGATTTCAGACTTCTCGTACTCGAGGCTCACATTCAAAGTCAGAATGAAAGCGTTCTCAACGCGCTTGGGCATATCGGGATGACGGGCACCGTGATCCAACGCCAGCCCACGAATGAGCTGAGTATCCGATGATGTGCGGTGTTGCATGGTCATGATCTCAATCATGTGCAAGTCGGGCTTCTCTGGGGCACGGTGGATGGCCAGAACAGCATCAACAATATCGGGAGTGAGCTTTTCGGCGAGTGAGCTGTTCAgcttggt
The nucleotide sequence above comes from Penicillium oxalicum strain HP7-1 chromosome II, whole genome shotgun sequence. Encoded proteins:
- a CDS encoding Asparagine--tRNA ligase, which gives rise to MQTWRRSFVTSAARLNASFSSRPGPVTRRCAQILEASKADGPCGLEDQEVKVSGFVRSVRKQKRFAFAEISDGSTIEPLQAILKPAQAAELSTGTAIEISGIWKACPPGKEQTHELQATNVTVVGSANPETYPIQKKYHSPDFLRQIPHLRIRTPFQSLLARFRSECLFQLGCVFHSRPEGPFTQVQPPIITSSDCEGAGETFTLLPRGGVTSDGSETDHFFRSPKYLTVSSQLHLEAYAAELGNVWTLSPVFRAEKSDTPRHLSEFYMLEVESNFLSDLDSLTNLAEDLLRDLTRRLYASPVGQEILTAKRSGESGHDTSSAESGLDLHARWEMLMGGPRWHRITYTQAIEMLQRAVTEDGAIFEHPPSWEGGLQTEHEKYIVEVLHQGKPVFVTNYPTVIKPFYMAPSAGNETETPGDTVACFDLLLPEVSEVAGGSLREHRLPNIIQKMREYGLIKPRAKADAETAATNEPCYPYLTTDEDLGHLEWYADLRRWGTAPHGGFGLGFDRFIGYLSGVSSVRDVVAFPRYYGRADC
- a CDS encoding T-complex protein 1 subunit zeta — its product is MSATQLLNPKAESRRRGEALKVNISAGEGLQDVLKSNLGPSGTLKMLVDGSGGIKLTKDGNVLLREMQIQNPTAVMIARAATAQDDITGDGTTSVVLSVGELLKQADRHISEGLHPRVITDGYEIAKNEALKVNEIPERMSTGPSLTFVQFLDQFKLEKTIDRELLLSVARTSLSTKLNSSLAEKLTPDIVDAVLAIHRAPEKPDLHMIEIMTMQHRTSSDTQLIRGLALDHGARHPDMPKRVENAFILTLNVSLEYEKSEINSGFYYSSAEQRDKLVESERKFVDAKLQKIVELKKQVCGNDPKKGFVVINQKGIDPLSLDILVKNGIMALRRAKRRNMERLQLVCGGVAQNSVDEMTPDVLGWAGLVYEHQLGEEKYTFVEEVKDPKSVTIMIKGPNPHTIAQVKDAVRDGLRSVYNTIVDGCVIPGAGAFQVACAQHLKSDKFNKTVKGKAKWGVDAFADALLVIPKTLAANSGHDVQDSLAAMQDESKDGAVVGLDLNTGLPMDPVQAGVFDSYRVLRNCVASSTGIASNLLLCDELLKARQMSKSGGPGGMEE